From Oryza brachyantha chromosome 9, ObraRS2, whole genome shotgun sequence, a single genomic window includes:
- the LOC102723082 gene encoding subtilisin-like protease SBT5.3, which yields MCSSLKNPPALLAVALLISTSLVLLQRPASAEKKSYVVYLGGHSHGRGGADLASNQERAMNSHYEFLGSFLGSEEKAKDAIFYSYTKHINGFAATLEEEEAMEISKHPSVVSVFPNRGHRLHTTRSWEFLGMERDGRVRANSIWAKARFGEGIIIGNLDTGVWPEAGSFSDDGMGPAPARWRGICQDQASDDAQVRCNRKLIGARYFNKGYLATVGQAANPASSRDTDGHGTHTLSTAAGGFVAGANLFGYGNGTAKGGAPGAHVAAYKVCWRPVNGSECFDADIIAAFDAAIHDGVHVLSVSLGGAPAEYLRDGVAIGSFHAVRRGVAVVCSAGNSGPAAGTVSNTAPWLVTVGASTMDREFPAYLVLANKKKIKGQSLSPVRLPGDKSYPLISSENAKAANATLSQARLCIEGSLERGKAEGKIVVCMRGKNARVEKGEAVRRAGGVGLVLANDEATGNEMIADAHVLPATHITYSDGVALLAYLNSTRSPLGFITVPNTALDTKPAPFMAAFSSQGPNTVTPQILKPDITAPGVSILAAFTGLAGPTGLAFDSRRVLFNSESGTSMSCPHVAGVAGLLRALHPEWSPAAVKSAIMTTARVQDNMRRPMSNSSFLRATPFSYGAGHVRPSRAADPGLVYDMNATDYLGFLCALGYNSSVIATFMAGDGHPYAACPARPPRPEDLNYPSLTLPHLPPSGGGRTVTRRVRNVGAAPATYEATVVEPHGVLVAVRPSRLEFAAVGEELEFAVTFRAKEGSFLAGEYVFGRLVWSDGAGGRHRVRSPLVARVVDKKKKSKNALSIS from the exons ATGTGTTCCTCTCTGAAGAATCCCCCTGCTCTTCTTGCTGTGGCTCTACTGATCAGTACTAGCCTTGTGCTTCTACAGAGACCGGCCTCTGCTGAGAAGAAG TCCTATGTTGTTTATCTGGGAGGGCACTCGCATGGCAGGGGAGGAGCTGACTTGGCTTCCAACCAAGAACGCGCCATGAACTCCCACTACGAGTTCTTGGGCTCCTTCCTGGGAAG CGAGGAGAAGGCGAAAGATGCAATCTTTTACTCCTACACCAAGCACATCAATGGCTTCGCTGCTActctggaggaggaggaagccatGGAGATATCaa AGCATCCAAGCGTCGTCTCGGTATTCCCAAACAGAGGCCACAGGTTGCACACTACCCGTTCATGGGAGTTTCTTGGGATGGAGAGAGACGGCAGGGTTAGGGCCAACTCCATCTGGGCCAAGGCGAGATTTGGAGAAGGCATCATCATTGGCAATCTAGACACTG GGGTGTGGCCGGAGGCCGGCAGCTTCAGCGACGACGGGATGGGCCCGGCGCCCGCGCGGTGGCGGGGAATCTGCCAGGACCAGGCCTCTGACGACGCGCAGGTTCGTTGCAACAG GAAGCTGATCGGTGCGCGGTACTTCAACAAGGGGTACCTGGCGACCGTCGGGCAGGCGGCGAACCCGGCGAGCAGCAGGGACACCGACGGGCACGGCACGCACACGCtgtcgacggcggccggcgggttcgtcgccggcgcgaACCTCTTCGGGTACGGGAACGGCACGGCCAAGGGCGGCGCGCCGGGGGCGCACGTCGCGGCGTACAAGGTGTGCTGGCGCCCCGTCAACGGCAGCGAGTGCTTCGACGCCGACATCATCGCGGCGTTCGACGCGGCCATCCACGACGGCGTGCACGTGCTCTCCGTGTCGCTCGGCGGCGCGCCCGCGGAGTACCTCAGGGACGGCGTCGCCATCGGGTCGTTCCACGCGGTCAggcgcggcgtcgccgtcgtctgcTCCGCCGGGAACtccggccccgccgccggcaccgtgTCGAACACCGCGCCGTGGCTCGTCACCGTCGGCGCGAGCACCATGGACCGCGAGTTCCCGGCCTACCTTGTTCTTGCcaacaagaagaagatcaAA GGGCAAAGTCTCTCGCCGGTGAGGCTTCCCGGCGACAAGAGCTACCCGCTGATCAGCTCTGAGAACGCCAAGGCAGCGAACGCGACATTGTCGCAAGC GAGGCTGTGCATCGAGGGGTCGCTGGAGAGGGGGAAGGCGGAGGGGAAGATCGTGGTGTGCATGCGCGGGAAGAACGCGCGGGTGGAGAAGGGCGAGGCggtgcgccgcgccggcggggtCGGGCTCGTGCTGGCCAACGACGAGGCCACCGGCAACGAGATGATCGCCGACGCGCACGTGCTCCCGGCCACGCACATCACCTACTCCGATGGCGTCGCGCTGCTCGCCTACCTCAACTCAACCAG GTCGCCGTTGGGCTTCATCACCGTGCCGAACACCGCGCTGGACACGAAGCCGGCGCCGTTCATGGCGGCCTTCTCCTCCCAGGGCCCCAACACCGTCACGCCTCAGATCCTCAAG CCGGACATCACCGCGCCGGGGGTCAGCATCCTGGCGGCGTTCACCGGCCTGGCCGGCCCGACGGGCCTCGCCTTCGACAGCCGCCGCGTCCTCTTCAACTCCGAGTCGGGCACCTCCATGTCGTGCCcccacgtcgccggcgtcgccggcctcctcaGGGCGCTCCACCCCGAATggagccccgccgccgtcaagTCGGCCATCATGACCACCG CGAGGGTGCAGGACAACATGAGGAGGCCGATGAGCAACTCGTCGTTCCTCCGTGCGACGCCGTTCAGCTACGGCGCCGGCCACGtgcggcccagccgcgccgccgacccgGGCCTCGTCTACGACATGAACGCCACAGACTACCTCGGCTTCCTCTGCGCGCTGGGCTACAACTCGTCGGTGATCGCCACCTTCATGGCCGGGGACGGCCACCCGTACGCCGCCTgcccggcgcggccgccgaggCCGGAGGACCTCAACTACCCGTCCCTCACGCTTCCGCACCTGCCGCCttccggcggcgggcgcaccGTCACGAGGAGGGTGAGGAACGttggcgccgcgccggcgacgtaCGAGGCAACGGTCGTGGAGCCCCACGGCGTGTTGGTGGCGGTGCGGCCGAGCCGGCTCGAGTTCGCGGCGGTCGGGGAGGAGTTGGAGTTCGCCGTCACGTTCCGGGCAAAGGAAGGGTCGTTCTTGGCGGGGGAGTACGTGTTCGGGCGGCTGGTCTGGtcggacggcgccggcgggaggcACCGCGTCCGGAGCCCGCTCGTGGCGAGGGTCGtggacaagaagaagaagagcaagaATGCCTTGTCCATTTCTTGA
- the LOC102699532 gene encoding probable galacturonosyltransferase 4 isoform X2 — protein MQLYRRKTIDQGLLMRDRSSDGFSEPGEINEAEERDGEKIKEIKSDDGVEGQNDGAGETGVNNVAGMHATGNLDSSLQKERIADRLSEQITNTNLKESYTRASNNNYALPTATAIPGSATTSPDATIQTIKDQLTRAKTYLTLVASRGNHGFARELRARMRDIQRMLSDATSNGQLPQNVHRKIRAMEQTLGKVKRIHDSCSGAVNRLHAALHSTEEQLQSHKKEANYLAQVAAKSLPKGLHCLPLRLTNEYYSTNTNNKKFPHIEKLEDPKLYHYALFSDNVLAAAVAVNSTIVHAKKPADHVFHIVTDRLNYAAMKMWFLANPLGEATIQIQNIEEFTWLNSTYSPVMKQLESQSMIDYYFKNGQARRDENPKFRNPKYLSILNHLRFYLPEIFPKLSKVLFLDDDIVVQQDLSAIWSIDLKGKVNGAVETCGETFHRFDKYLNFSNPLIANNFDPRACGWAYGMNLFDLSEWRRQKITNVYHNWQRLNENRQLWKLGTLPAGLVTFWNRTFPLDHSWHQLGLGYNPNINEKDIRRASVIHYNGNLKPWLEIGLAKYRKYWSKYIDFDQVFLRDCNINP, from the exons ATGCAATTGTATCGACGAAAGACCATCGATCAGGGATTGCTGATGAG GGACAGAAGCTCAGATGGATTTAGTGAACCAGGGGAGATCAACGAAGCTGAAGAGCGGGATGGAGAAAAGATTAAGGAGATCAAGTCGGATGATGGTGTGGAAGGACAGAATGATGGAGCAGGTGAAACAGGGGTGAACAATGTTGCTGGAATGCACGCTACTGGAAACCTGGATTCATCCCTACAAAAG GAGAGGATCGCTGATAGATTGTCCGAACAAATTACAAATACTAATCTGAAAGAGTCTTATACAAGGGCAAGTAACAATAATTATGCTCTGCCCACAGCAACTGCTATTCCTGGTAGTGCAACGACTTCCCCAGATGCTACAATCCAGACAATCAAGGACCAATTGACAAGAGCAAAGACGTATCTTACCCTTGTAGCTTCTAGAGGAAATCATGGTTTCGCAAGAGAGCTTCGTGCACGAATGAGGGATATCCAACGAATGCTAAGTGATGCTACCAGCAATGGGCAGCTTCCTCAGAA TGtacatagaaaaataagagcAATGGAGCAAACTCTGGGAAAGGTAAAGAGAATTCATGATAGTTGCTCGGGTGCTGTGAACAGGCTCCATGCAGCCCTTCACTCAACAGAGGAGCAACTCCAATCTCATAAAAAAGAAGCCAATTATCTCGCACAAGTAGCAGCAAAATCTTTACCCAAAGGACTTCATTGTCTTCCACTGCGGCTTACAAATGAGTATTACTCCACCAACaccaacaataaaaaattcccacatatagaaaagttgGAAGATCCAAAACTCTATCACTATGCATTGTTTTCTGATAATGTGTTGGCTGCTGCAGTGGCTGTAAATTCCACCATTGTTCATGCTAAG AAACCAGCAGATCATGTCTTCCACATCGTTACAGATAGGCTTAACTATGCTGCAATGAAGATGTGGTTCTTGGCTAATCCCTTGGGTGAAGCAACTATTCAGATCCAGAACATTGAAGAGTTTACATGGTTAAATTCGACCTACAGTCCAGTTATGAAGCAGCTGGAATCACAGTCTATGATTGATTACTACTTCAAGAATGGGCAGGCTAGGCGTGACGAAAATCCCAAGTTCCGGAACCCCAAGTACTTGTCAATTCTCAATCATCTGAGGTTCTATCTCCCTGAAATCTTTCCGAAGCTTAGCAAGGTGTTATTCCTAGATGATGACATTGTAGTACAGCAGGACTTAAGTGCGATATGGTCAATAGATTTAAAAGGAAAGGTCAATGGTGCTGTTGAGACCTGTGGAGAGACCTTTCATAGGTTTGACAAGTACCTCAACTTCTCAAATCCTCTTATCGCCAATAATTTTGATCCGCGTGCCTGCGGTTGGGCATATGGCATGAACCTGTTTGATTTGTCTGAGTGGAGAAGACAAAAGATTACTAATGTCTACCACAACTGGCAAAGACTG AATGAAAACAGGCAATTGTGGAAGCTAGGTACACTTCCTGCTGGTCTTGTAACATTTTGGAACCGTACTTTCCCTCTTGATCACTCCTGGCATCAGTTGGGACTTGGGTACAACCCAAACATCAATGAGAAGGATATCAGGAGGGCATCTGTCATACACTACAACGGGAACCTGAAACCCTGGCTTGAGATTGGATTGGCCAAATATCGCAAATACTGGTCGAAATACATTGATTTCGATCAAGTCTTTCTACGGGATTGCAACATAAATCCCTGA
- the LOC102722800 gene encoding LOW QUALITY PROTEIN: ATP-dependent 6-phosphofructokinase 2-like (The sequence of the model RefSeq protein was modified relative to this genomic sequence to represent the inferred CDS: deleted 1 base in 1 codon), whose amino-acid sequence MDDGEKLMPSLALHKLPTLAGTGATTSAAIPNPLAHHPLYHPSGSFFVSPTDVVLRDILLDASSASGGPQRQVVAAYHRAGPRREVVFDPATVRAAVVTCGGLCPGMNTVVRELVVGLSELYGVRRGGVFGVRNGYRGFYSEELVPLEPATVHHWHKAGGTVLGTSRGGFDLGRIVDAIERHGFNQVYAIGGDGTMRGAVKIFEEVRRRRLAVAVTGIPKTVDNDVGVIDRSFGFHTAVEAAQQAIAAGHVEAESAVNGVGLVKLMGRSAGHIALHATLSSRDVDCCLIPEEDFYLRGAGGLFEFLYHRLKKNGHAVVVVAEGAGQGLIPRNTTAPKDNAAVAVAAADESGNPAFLDVGAWLKAELRAWWEEEQGGELFTVKYIDPTYMIRAVPANAGDNLYCTLLAHSAIHGAMAGYTGFVSGPINGNYAYIPMAEVAEAENPVDTMDHKWAWVRSITNQPDFLRAGLTS is encoded by the exons ATGGACGACGGCGAGAAGCTCATGCCGTCTTTGGCGCTCCACAAGCTCCCCactctcgccggc acgggcgccACGACGTCGGCCGCCATCCCCAACCCGTTAGCTCACCACCCTCTGTACCACCCGAGTGGAAGCTTCTTCGTCTCCCCCACCGACGTCGTCCTCCGCGACATACTGCTCGACGCCTCGTCCGCCTCCGGAGGGCCGCAGCGGCAGGTCGTCGCGGCCTACCACCGCGCGGGCCCTCGGCGCGAGGTCGTGTTCGACCCGGCGACGGTGCGCGCGGCGGTCGTCACCTGCGGCGGGCTCTGCCCGGGGATGAACACCGTCGTCCGGGAGCTCGTCGTCGGGCTGTCCGAGCTCTATGgggtgcggcgcggcggcgtcttCGGTGTGCGGAACGGTTACCGCGGGTTCTACTCCGAGGAGCTCGTCCCGCTCGAGCCGGCGACAGTGCACCACTGGCACAAGGCCGGCGGCACGGTGCTCGGCACGTCGCGCGGCGGGTTCGACCTCGGCAGGATCGTCGACGCCATCGAGCGGCACGGGTTCAACCAGGTGTACGccatcggcggcgacggcaccaTGCGCGGCGCGGTGAAGATCTTCGAGGaggtccggcggcggcggctcgccgtGGCGGTGACCGGGATCCCTAAGACGGTGGACAACGACGTCGGCGTCATCGACCGGTCGTTCGGGTTCCACACGGccgtggaggcggcgcagcaggccatcgccgccgggcaCGTCGAGGCCGAGAGCGCCGTGAACGGCGTCGGCCTCGTCAAGCTCATGGGGCGGAGCGCCGGCCACATCGCGCTCCACGCCACGCTCAGCAGCCGCGACGTCGACTGCTGCCTCATCCCGGAGGAGGACTTCTAcctccgcggcgccggcggcctgtTCGAGTTCCTCTACCACCGCCTCAAGAAGAACGGCcacgccgtggtcgtcgtcgcggaGGGCGCCGGGCAGGGCCTCATCCCAAGAAACACCACCGCGCCGAAGGAcaacgccgccgtcgccgtcgccgccgccgacgagtcGGGCAACCCGGCGTTCCTGGACGTGGGCGCGTGGCTCAAGGCGGAGCTGAGGGCGTggtgggaggaggagcagggcGGCGAGCTCTTCACGGTGAAGTACATCGACCCGACGTACATGATCCGCGCCGTGCCGGCCAATGCCGGCGACAACCTGTACTGCACGCTGCTGGCGCACTCGGCGATCCACGGCGCCATGGCCGGGTACACCGGCTTCGTCTCCGGCCCGATCAACGGCAACTACGCGTACATCCCCATGGCCGAGGTGGCCGAGGCCGAGAACCCCGTGGACACCATGGATCACAAATGGGCCTGGGTTAGGTCCATCACCAACCAGCCCGACTTCCTCCGCGCCGGCCTGACGAGCTAG
- the LOC102699532 gene encoding probable galacturonosyltransferase 4 isoform X1, with the protein MASVAARGRRFRGVVLLLLLASVLAPLVLYGGSPVSVSPLPDSTVARGVLDREDEPSLAWPQVVAASDVSLAKDLTIERLGEHKNRVLSATDDWQVVEAVSRNVNPALEKPDAIVSTKDHRSGIADEVSTEGNGGGQSGQDGVILEVVGRDRSSDGFSEPGEINEAEERDGEKIKEIKSDDGVEGQNDGAGETGVNNVAGMHATGNLDSSLQKERIADRLSEQITNTNLKESYTRASNNNYALPTATAIPGSATTSPDATIQTIKDQLTRAKTYLTLVASRGNHGFARELRARMRDIQRMLSDATSNGQLPQNVHRKIRAMEQTLGKVKRIHDSCSGAVNRLHAALHSTEEQLQSHKKEANYLAQVAAKSLPKGLHCLPLRLTNEYYSTNTNNKKFPHIEKLEDPKLYHYALFSDNVLAAAVAVNSTIVHAKKPADHVFHIVTDRLNYAAMKMWFLANPLGEATIQIQNIEEFTWLNSTYSPVMKQLESQSMIDYYFKNGQARRDENPKFRNPKYLSILNHLRFYLPEIFPKLSKVLFLDDDIVVQQDLSAIWSIDLKGKVNGAVETCGETFHRFDKYLNFSNPLIANNFDPRACGWAYGMNLFDLSEWRRQKITNVYHNWQRLNENRQLWKLGTLPAGLVTFWNRTFPLDHSWHQLGLGYNPNINEKDIRRASVIHYNGNLKPWLEIGLAKYRKYWSKYIDFDQVFLRDCNINP; encoded by the exons AtggcgtcggtggcggcgcggggccGGCGCTTCAGGGGCGTggtgctgctcctcctcctggcgTCGGTGCTCGCGCCCCTCGTGCTCTACGGCGGCTCCCCCGTCTCCGTCTCGCCCCTCCCGGACTCCACCG TGGCGAGGGGCGTGCTCGATCGGGAGGACGAGCCCAGTCTGGCGTGGCCGCAGGTGGTGGCCGCCTCCGACGTCTCCCTGGCCAAAG ATTTGACGATTGAGAGGCTGGGCGAGCACAAGAACCGGGTGCTATCGGCAACTGATGATTGGCAAGTGGTCGAGGCAGTGAGCAGGAACGTGAACCCAGCACTCGAGAAACCCGATGCAATTGTATCGACGAAAGACCATCGATCAGGGATTGCTGATGAGGTGAGTACTGAAGGGAATGGTGGCGGTCAGTCGGGGCAGGATGGCGTTATCCTTGAAGTTGTTGGCAGGGACAGAAGCTCAGATGGATTTAGTGAACCAGGGGAGATCAACGAAGCTGAAGAGCGGGATGGAGAAAAGATTAAGGAGATCAAGTCGGATGATGGTGTGGAAGGACAGAATGATGGAGCAGGTGAAACAGGGGTGAACAATGTTGCTGGAATGCACGCTACTGGAAACCTGGATTCATCCCTACAAAAG GAGAGGATCGCTGATAGATTGTCCGAACAAATTACAAATACTAATCTGAAAGAGTCTTATACAAGGGCAAGTAACAATAATTATGCTCTGCCCACAGCAACTGCTATTCCTGGTAGTGCAACGACTTCCCCAGATGCTACAATCCAGACAATCAAGGACCAATTGACAAGAGCAAAGACGTATCTTACCCTTGTAGCTTCTAGAGGAAATCATGGTTTCGCAAGAGAGCTTCGTGCACGAATGAGGGATATCCAACGAATGCTAAGTGATGCTACCAGCAATGGGCAGCTTCCTCAGAA TGtacatagaaaaataagagcAATGGAGCAAACTCTGGGAAAGGTAAAGAGAATTCATGATAGTTGCTCGGGTGCTGTGAACAGGCTCCATGCAGCCCTTCACTCAACAGAGGAGCAACTCCAATCTCATAAAAAAGAAGCCAATTATCTCGCACAAGTAGCAGCAAAATCTTTACCCAAAGGACTTCATTGTCTTCCACTGCGGCTTACAAATGAGTATTACTCCACCAACaccaacaataaaaaattcccacatatagaaaagttgGAAGATCCAAAACTCTATCACTATGCATTGTTTTCTGATAATGTGTTGGCTGCTGCAGTGGCTGTAAATTCCACCATTGTTCATGCTAAG AAACCAGCAGATCATGTCTTCCACATCGTTACAGATAGGCTTAACTATGCTGCAATGAAGATGTGGTTCTTGGCTAATCCCTTGGGTGAAGCAACTATTCAGATCCAGAACATTGAAGAGTTTACATGGTTAAATTCGACCTACAGTCCAGTTATGAAGCAGCTGGAATCACAGTCTATGATTGATTACTACTTCAAGAATGGGCAGGCTAGGCGTGACGAAAATCCCAAGTTCCGGAACCCCAAGTACTTGTCAATTCTCAATCATCTGAGGTTCTATCTCCCTGAAATCTTTCCGAAGCTTAGCAAGGTGTTATTCCTAGATGATGACATTGTAGTACAGCAGGACTTAAGTGCGATATGGTCAATAGATTTAAAAGGAAAGGTCAATGGTGCTGTTGAGACCTGTGGAGAGACCTTTCATAGGTTTGACAAGTACCTCAACTTCTCAAATCCTCTTATCGCCAATAATTTTGATCCGCGTGCCTGCGGTTGGGCATATGGCATGAACCTGTTTGATTTGTCTGAGTGGAGAAGACAAAAGATTACTAATGTCTACCACAACTGGCAAAGACTG AATGAAAACAGGCAATTGTGGAAGCTAGGTACACTTCCTGCTGGTCTTGTAACATTTTGGAACCGTACTTTCCCTCTTGATCACTCCTGGCATCAGTTGGGACTTGGGTACAACCCAAACATCAATGAGAAGGATATCAGGAGGGCATCTGTCATACACTACAACGGGAACCTGAAACCCTGGCTTGAGATTGGATTGGCCAAATATCGCAAATACTGGTCGAAATACATTGATTTCGATCAAGTCTTTCTACGGGATTGCAACATAAATCCCTGA
- the LOC107304974 gene encoding BURP domain-containing protein 15-like: protein MASLLVLALAATALMVVQPGRQMTVVFAARTSAAAEAFWRAAMPGASMPDAILELLHHEHDVRSGGGKAKNAGDGPPPAPPMNFNYDDYRALPRGEAAPSSPGVLNRVAVQSADDEDVPSPSSPTVYFLEDAVRVGESLPLPRAADTTAAAGGGGGGAATALPPPLRLHTVRSVRAVEGSSFVVCRGEAAASVYGCRAATTATGGGPARAYAVEAAGGGEGGDAAMITAAAVVCHTDTSRWDPDHAAFRLLGVRPGGAAVCRAVAGAHILSAMNAAKIDSFAP from the exons ATGGCGTctctcctcgtcctcgccctcgccgccacggCTCTCATG GTGGTTCAACCTGGCCGGCAGATGACCGTCGTCTTTGCTGCtcggacgtcggcggcggccgaggcgttCTGGCGCGCCGCCATGCCCGGCGCTTCCATGCCGGACGCCATCCTCGAGCTCCTGCACCATG agcaCGACGTtcgtagcggcggcggcaaggccaagaacgccggcgacggcccaccgccggcgccgccgatgAACTTCAACTACGACGACTACAGGGCCTTGCCTCGCGGCGaagccgcgccgtcgtcgccaggTGTATTGAACCGCGTCGCCGTACAgagcgccgacgacgaggacgtgccctcgccgtcgtcgccgacggtgTACTTCCTCGAGGACGCCGTGCGCGTCGGCGAGAGCCTACCCCTGCCTCGAGCGGCGGACAccacagccgccgccggcggcggcggcggcggcgcggcgacagCGTTGCCGCCGCCACTGCGCTTGCACACCGTCCGCTCCGTGAGGGCCGTCGAGGGATCCAGCTTCGTCGTGtgccgcggcgaggcggcggcgtccgtgTACGGCTGCCGCGctgccaccaccgccaccggcggcggccccgCGAGGGCGTacgcggtggaggcggccggcggcggcgagggcggggaCGCGGCGATGAtcaccgcggccgccgtcgtgtGCCACACCGACACGTCCCGGTGGGACCCTGACCACGCCGCGTTCCGGCTGCTCGGCGTGAGgcccggtggcgccgccgtctgccgcgccgtcgccggcgcgcacATCCTCTCGGCCATGAACGCGGCAAAGATCGATTCCTTCGCGCCATGA
- the LOC121055335 gene encoding nuclear transcription factor Y subunit C-6-like, which yields MDPTKSSTPPPAPPVMGAPVGFPPGAYPPPPGAGAYAQQLYAPPAAAQQQQLQMFWAEQYREIEATTDFKNHNLPLARIKKIMKADEDVRMIAAEAPVVFARACEMFILELTHRGWAHAEENKRRTLQKSDIAAAIARTEVFDFLVDIVPRDDAKDADAAAAAAAAAAAAGIPRPAAGVPATDPLAYYYVPQQ from the coding sequence ATGGATCCCACCAAATCCAGCacgcccccgccggcgccgccggtgatggGCGCGCCGGTGGGGTTCCCGCCCGGCGCCTACCCTCCCCcgccgggcgccggcgcctACGCGCAGCAGCTGTACgcgcccccggcggcggcgcagcagcagcagctgcagatgTTCTGGGCGGAGCAGTAccgcgagatcgaggcgaccACCGACTTCAAGAACCACAACCTGCCGCTGGCGCGCATCAAGAAGATCATGAAGGCCGACGAGGACGTCCGCATGATCGCCGCCGAGGCCCCCGTGGTGTTCGCCCGCGCCTGCGAGATGTTCATCCTCGAGCTCACCCACCGCGGCTGGGCGCACGCCGAGGAGAACAAGCGCCGCACGCTGCAGAAGTCCGACattgccgccgccatcgcgcgCACCGAGGTGTTCGACTTCCTCGTGGACATCGTGCCCCGCGACGACGCCAAGGacgcggacgccgccgccgccgccgccgccgcggctgcggctgccgggatcccccgccccgccgccggtgtGCCGGCCACCGACCCGCTCGCCTACTACTATGTACCCCAGCAGTAA